One bacterium DNA window includes the following coding sequences:
- a CDS encoding phosphotransferase, with amino-acid sequence MASERAMNETFLAATIERALGGAPANLSVTRLAGDGSDRRYWRARFDANGLARSLVVMDLVGVKNVVASEEVTLYHPEGGELPFLNIHRTLTRAGVPVPRIVADASAAGLVLLEDIGDELLLSAAQDESRRENLYARAIDILAAMHARATPDADPDSMAFRQAFEYPLLMWELRHFTEYGIERRPGHARTLSDAGRAAIDAAYDGIARHLASLARVFTHRDYHARNLLVRGDDLVVIDFQDALLGPRVYDLASLLRDSYIDLGDDLIDRLIARYGDRAEELGAPAFDRVAFRRDFDIQSVQRNLKAAGRFVFFDRVKGNPKFLADIPRTLAYVKRNLARHAELAPLAAALAPHVPELS; translated from the coding sequence TTGGCGTCTGAACGTGCGATGAACGAGACGTTTCTCGCCGCCACCATCGAACGCGCGCTCGGCGGCGCGCCCGCGAATCTATCCGTCACGCGCCTTGCGGGCGACGGCTCCGATCGCCGCTATTGGCGCGCGCGGTTTGACGCGAACGGGCTGGCGCGATCGCTCGTCGTCATGGACCTTGTCGGCGTGAAGAATGTTGTCGCGAGCGAGGAGGTGACGCTCTATCACCCCGAGGGCGGCGAGCTGCCGTTTTTGAACATTCACCGCACACTCACGCGTGCCGGCGTCCCGGTGCCGCGTATCGTCGCCGACGCAAGCGCCGCCGGGCTCGTGCTTCTCGAGGACATCGGCGACGAGCTGCTGCTTTCCGCCGCGCAAGACGAATCGCGGCGCGAGAATCTCTACGCACGCGCGATCGACATCCTCGCCGCGATGCACGCGCGTGCGACGCCGGACGCCGATCCGGATTCGATGGCGTTTCGGCAGGCGTTCGAATACCCGCTGCTGATGTGGGAGCTGCGCCACTTCACGGAATACGGCATCGAACGGCGTCCCGGCCACGCGCGCACGCTATCCGACGCCGGCCGCGCGGCGATCGACGCGGCGTACGACGGCATCGCGCGGCATCTCGCGTCGCTTGCGCGCGTCTTTACGCATCGCGATTACCACGCGCGCAATCTGCTCGTGCGCGGCGACGATCTTGTCGTGATCGACTTTCAGGACGCGCTGCTCGGCCCGCGCGTGTATGACCTCGCGAGCCTTTTGCGCGACAGCTACATCGACCTGGGCGACGATCTCATCGACCGCCTCATCGCGCGCTATGGCGATCGCGCGGAAGAGCTTGGCGCGCCGGCGTTCGACCGCGTCGCGTTTCGCCGCGACTTCGATATCCAGTCCGTGCAACGCAATCTCAAGGCCGCGGGGCGATTTGTGTTTTTTGACCGCGTGAAGGGCAATCCGAAATTCCTCGCCGACATCCCGCGCACGCTCGCATACGTCAAACGCAATCTCGCGCGCCACGCCGAACTCGCGCCGCTTGCCGCCGCGCTCGCGCCGCACGTGCCGGAGTTATCGTGA
- a CDS encoding sugar phosphate isomerase/epimerase, with protein MRVGVSTHIFALWPLAKRHFEIIRESGFDAVELWAMAPHIEVESPGAVVWHGRNARAAGLDILSVHLPFYERYGVPDFRYLNLGDPDREAAHLAWRLCARVIAQMPSIGARLAVLHGPGNRAGTDEELCELYAEDLAKTLTDARERGVTLCLENVMTRLSSGEHIARFVDEAGENVAACLDVGHANVVEDAVAAASLLGPRVATLHIHDNHGTGDDHLLPGEGTIDWPALRDAITRAGDPNIILEIAWPTAGDIDEAAFAARLDAGREAIRRHLGV; from the coding sequence GTGCGCGTCGGCGTCAGCACGCACATCTTCGCTCTGTGGCCGCTTGCCAAGCGGCACTTCGAGATCATTCGCGAGTCGGGTTTCGACGCCGTCGAGCTCTGGGCGATGGCGCCGCATATCGAGGTCGAATCGCCCGGCGCCGTCGTCTGGCACGGTCGAAACGCGCGCGCCGCGGGGCTTGATATTCTCTCGGTGCATCTGCCGTTCTACGAGCGTTACGGCGTGCCCGATTTCCGCTACCTCAACCTCGGCGATCCCGACCGCGAAGCCGCGCATCTGGCCTGGCGGCTTTGCGCGCGCGTCATCGCGCAGATGCCGTCCATCGGCGCGAGACTCGCCGTTCTGCACGGACCCGGAAATCGCGCGGGCACCGACGAGGAGCTTTGCGAACTGTACGCCGAGGATCTCGCAAAGACGCTCACCGACGCGCGCGAACGCGGCGTGACGCTCTGCCTGGAAAACGTCATGACGCGCCTGTCGAGCGGCGAGCACATCGCGCGGTTTGTCGACGAGGCCGGCGAAAACGTCGCCGCGTGCCTGGATGTCGGCCACGCGAACGTGGTGGAGGACGCGGTCGCCGCGGCCTCGCTCCTGGGGCCGCGCGTCGCGACGCTGCACATCCACGACAACCACGGCACGGGTGACGATCATCTCCTCCCCGGCGAAGGCACGATCGATTGGCCGGCGCTCCGCGATGCGATCACGCGCGCGGGCGATCCGAACATCATCCTCGAAATCGCCTGGCCGACCGCGGGCGACATCGACGAAGCCGCCTTCGCCGCGCGCCTTGACGCCGGGCGCGAGGCGATCCGGCGCCATCTTGGCGTCTGA
- a CDS encoding Hsp20/alpha crystallin family protein, producing the protein MLIRWNPETPTSMMNRMWDDFFGRHWETEGKLAFSPSVDVKETKDALIVKAELPGLTKEDVHISIENGMLTISGDRKFEKVTEKDTYHLQELRYGSFLRRFTLGDEVDDSKIDAHMENGVLTVTLGKKESAKPRKIDVKVK; encoded by the coding sequence ATGTTGATTCGCTGGAATCCCGAAACGCCGACAAGCATGATGAACCGCATGTGGGACGATTTTTTCGGCCGGCACTGGGAGACGGAAGGCAAGCTCGCGTTTTCGCCATCCGTCGACGTGAAGGAAACGAAGGATGCGCTCATCGTCAAGGCCGAGCTTCCGGGTCTCACGAAAGAAGACGTCCACATCAGCATCGAGAACGGCATGCTGACGATCAGCGGCGACCGCAAGTTCGAGAAGGTGACGGAGAAGGACACCTATCACCTTCAGGAGTTGCGTTATGGCAGCTTCCTGCGCCGCTTCACTCTCGGCGACGAGGTTGACGACAGCAAGATCGACGCGCACATGGAAAACGGCGTCCTCACCGTCACCCTCGGCAAGAAGGAATCGGCCAAGCCGCGCAAGATCGACGTCAAGGTGAAGTAA